One window of the Shewanella litorisediminis genome contains the following:
- a CDS encoding prephenate dehydrogenase, giving the protein MPYTKVLEQLTENLQLAYRQAIDADTRLDELQKAGMGKFSHIFSAEEGFSTRSNRFGPYVQELGQDFADLKAAEVTPEALELVVRKLGVLLQTLQAFKSQSK; this is encoded by the coding sequence ATGCCATATACCAAGGTCCTTGAGCAACTGACCGAAAATCTGCAACTGGCCTATCGCCAGGCAATCGACGCCGATACCCGACTGGATGAATTGCAAAAAGCCGGCATGGGTAAGTTCAGTCATATCTTTAGCGCGGAAGAGGGATTTTCAACCCGCAGCAACCGGTTTGGCCCCTATGTGCAGGAGCTGGGTCAGGACTTCGCCGACCTGAAAGCGGCAGAGGTGACACCCGAAGCGCTTGAGCTCGTAGTCCGCAAACTCGGCGTATTGCTGCAAACCCTGCAAGCTTTCAAATCACAGAGTAAATAA
- a CDS encoding TraB/GumN family protein, which translates to MKATSLRTGLIGAVALWALSGLAPVLAKESDKPPFYEFSHKGKTVYLLGSIHVGSADFYPMPKVVESAFNSAEALVVEADIGAAGADIQRLLMTYGVDASSPDAESAAVLEQYCSSRKPICEAMAPFSPWMQASQITVMQFAGLGYQPEFGVDQHFLDRARGSKAIFELEGMEYQFKLMASLDKSQQWAMVREAIVASDEEVGALVNSWRGGDSDELAAVMHDSMAEGDDTQLLKLLLWDRNHRMADTLQSLLTRADTPKTLMVVVGAGHLVGEQSLVSILAERGIKVKGHLGHCAATQGLCQ; encoded by the coding sequence ATGAAGGCAACAAGTTTAAGGACAGGACTCATTGGCGCTGTGGCACTCTGGGCGTTGTCGGGTTTGGCGCCGGTATTGGCGAAAGAATCAGATAAACCCCCTTTCTATGAATTTTCCCACAAGGGTAAAACCGTCTACCTGCTGGGCTCCATTCATGTCGGCAGTGCCGATTTTTATCCCATGCCCAAGGTGGTGGAAAGCGCATTTAACAGCGCCGAAGCGCTGGTGGTGGAAGCAGATATAGGTGCGGCCGGTGCTGATATTCAGCGCCTCTTGATGACCTATGGTGTGGATGCCTCCTCCCCGGATGCCGAGTCCGCCGCCGTGTTGGAACAATACTGCAGCAGCAGAAAGCCAATCTGCGAGGCCATGGCGCCTTTTTCACCCTGGATGCAGGCATCGCAAATTACCGTGATGCAGTTTGCTGGCCTGGGGTATCAGCCTGAGTTTGGTGTCGACCAGCACTTTTTGGATCGTGCCCGGGGCAGCAAGGCGATATTTGAGCTGGAAGGTATGGAATATCAGTTCAAATTGATGGCGTCGCTGGACAAGTCGCAGCAGTGGGCCATGGTGCGTGAGGCCATTGTTGCTTCAGATGAAGAAGTCGGTGCCCTGGTCAATAGCTGGCGAGGTGGCGACAGTGATGAACTCGCCGCAGTGATGCACGACTCCATGGCAGAAGGTGACGATACCCAATTGTTAAAGCTGCTGCTGTGGGACAGAAACCATCGAATGGCCGATACGCTGCAAAGCCTCCTGACCCGGGCGGATACGCCAAAGACTCTGATGGTTGTGGTGGGGGCGGGGCATCTGGTGGGAGAACAGAGTTTGGTGTCTATTCTGGCCGAACGTGGGATAAAAGTGAAAGGGCACCTGGGCCACTGCGCCGCCACCCAGGGACTGTGCCAGTAA
- a CDS encoding methyltransferase domain-containing protein produces the protein MQDKNFDTLAGKFAKNIYGTLKGDIRAAVLWRDLEDMLPLLGERKLRVLDAGGGFGFFSQRLAALGHSVVLCDISAEMLAEAKRQIALSPTPLDIQCIHAPIQDLSPDALGDFDLVLCHAVVEWLADAKGTMTSLLTLLKPGGLFSLMFYNRDAMCFHSLIAGNFGYVQSGFKAKRVKLSPNFPVTVPEVEAWCSDWQMDIHCRSGVRVIHDYLKKGSLSTEYSDAGLIEMELKYSREPAFLRLGRYVHFVAQKPA, from the coding sequence TTGCAAGACAAGAATTTCGATACCCTCGCGGGTAAGTTTGCCAAGAACATCTACGGTACCCTCAAAGGGGATATTCGCGCGGCCGTGCTGTGGCGCGATCTGGAAGACATGCTGCCACTCCTGGGTGAGCGCAAACTCAGGGTACTGGATGCCGGTGGCGGATTTGGCTTTTTCAGCCAAAGGTTGGCGGCACTGGGACACAGTGTGGTGCTGTGTGATATTTCTGCCGAAATGCTAGCCGAGGCCAAGCGGCAAATTGCCCTTAGCCCCACCCCGCTCGACATCCAGTGCATTCATGCCCCCATTCAGGATTTGTCACCGGATGCCCTGGGGGACTTCGACCTCGTTCTGTGCCATGCCGTGGTGGAATGGCTCGCCGATGCCAAAGGCACCATGACCAGTCTGCTGACATTGCTCAAGCCCGGCGGCTTGTTTTCACTGATGTTTTATAACCGCGATGCCATGTGTTTCCATTCACTCATCGCCGGTAACTTCGGCTATGTGCAGTCAGGATTCAAGGCTAAAAGGGTTAAGCTAAGCCCCAACTTCCCGGTGACAGTGCCCGAGGTGGAAGCCTGGTGCAGCGACTGGCAGATGGACATTCACTGCCGTTCCGGCGTGCGGGTTATTCACGACTATTTGAAAAAAGGCAGCCTGTCCACCGAATACAGTGACGCAGGCCTGATTGAGATGGAGCTGAAATACTCCCGCGAACCGGCCTTTTTGCGCCTGGGACGCTACGTGCACTTTGTAGCCCAAAAGCCTGCCTAA
- a CDS encoding DUF3016 domain-containing protein — MKFPMILIAGIFVAGSAMADEAATVDPQTENGAVKITWQEPKKFRDIKSSGELQSRFENRMFETLTKELNKEASKSLKPSQKLELVVTDVDMAGDMRPTFGATANDLRVVKEIYPPRISFSYQVLDGDQVVIAGDEKLTNLNFMNEIRSVNDRPFSHEVRLLTQWFEKQVAPKL; from the coding sequence ATGAAATTCCCGATGATTCTGATTGCCGGCATCTTTGTTGCGGGTTCAGCGATGGCGGATGAAGCAGCCACTGTGGATCCACAAACCGAAAACGGCGCTGTAAAAATCACCTGGCAGGAGCCCAAGAAATTCCGCGACATTAAGTCCAGCGGTGAGCTTCAGTCCAGATTCGAAAATCGCATGTTTGAGACCCTCACCAAGGAACTGAACAAAGAAGCGTCCAAGTCGCTCAAACCCAGTCAAAAATTGGAGCTGGTGGTCACAGATGTGGATATGGCCGGTGATATGCGCCCAACCTTTGGCGCCACCGCAAATGACCTGCGCGTGGTGAAAGAAATCTATCCCCCACGCATCAGCTTCAGCTATCAGGTACTCGATGGTGATCAGGTGGTGATTGCCGGCGATGAAAAACTGACTAATCTGAATTTTATGAACGAAATTCGTTCGGTGAATGACAGACCGTTTTCCCATGAGGTCCGTCTGTTAACCCAATGGTTTGAAAAGCAGGTTGCTCCCAAGCTGTAA
- a CDS encoding DUF4240 domain-containing protein, which yields MTEQEFWQLVSRQSPDESQESLAERLRNALSAMDNEALKAFDKLFGQQMRRAYTWPLWGAAYVITGCDTDYGFAEFRCFLISLGQEWFERVIATPDALAGLPGWPTVDGYAYPFVEDYDLIAGQLYEDRTQQELPFVPSGSVNPAGKKFSSRPKDLKANYPELCRLFPF from the coding sequence ATGACTGAGCAAGAATTCTGGCAGCTGGTAAGCCGCCAAAGCCCGGACGAATCACAGGAGAGCCTGGCAGAACGCCTGCGCAATGCGTTGAGCGCCATGGACAACGAGGCCTTAAAGGCATTTGACAAGTTGTTTGGCCAGCAGATGCGCCGTGCCTACACCTGGCCGTTATGGGGCGCCGCCTATGTGATCACGGGTTGCGACACCGATTATGGTTTTGCAGAGTTTCGCTGTTTTCTGATCTCTTTGGGGCAGGAATGGTTTGAGCGGGTCATCGCCACGCCGGATGCGTTGGCAGGATTGCCCGGCTGGCCAACGGTGGACGGCTATGCGTACCCCTTTGTGGAAGACTACGATTTGATTGCCGGGCAGCTCTATGAAGACAGAACACAGCAAGAATTGCCCTTTGTGCCGTCCGGCAGCGTGAATCCGGCCGGCAAGAAATTCAGTTCCCGTCCCAAAGACCTCAAAGCCAATTATCCTGAACTTTGCCGCTTGTTCCCCTTCTGA
- a CDS encoding bifunctional diguanylate cyclase/phosphodiesterase, translating into MAAIDLQAELTKVIEKQSIYSLFQPIFNIGAGKIHGFEALSRGPVHSPLYSPVPLFKTAEHEGRLSELETLCRQIAAGRFAERKLPGKLFINISPKALLDPDHPKGKTLAMLQQLGISPSQVVIELSEQHPADDIDLLKTCLLHYRNQGFLTAIDDLGAGYSGLRLWSELAPDYVKIDRHFIHQIDKHPVKQEFVRSIVELCQSLTCKVIAEGIETEAELQVLRQLGIIYCQGFLLGRPQTNPNTLLPPGLNPQPNMGQATHRYIETAESLACGAVTVPTDTKLKSISDRFSSQPALQAVVVVDGDTPLGLISRTALLELFSTPYGRALHENHCVTEVMNTRVPQFDASEALSSVSQLLTSESDRFMAQQFLILRQGKLIGVGHTKDLLARITEHRIKVARHANPLTGLPGNVPIQEELQRLKQQSRAFYLVYFDLSHFKPYNDTYGFCRGDEVICHVASLLAVHQDADCFVGHIGGDDFVMITTDDPEYKVAGILKDFESEKHSFFQQAHWQAQCISAEDRQGTISLQPLISLCAGILSPRHTFNATEHELSALSARAKKQAKLTDSGLCLLGSTPPQLRQA; encoded by the coding sequence ATGGCCGCCATCGATTTACAGGCAGAACTGACAAAAGTCATTGAAAAACAAAGCATATACTCGCTTTTTCAACCCATATTCAATATCGGTGCCGGTAAAATCCACGGCTTTGAAGCCCTCTCTCGGGGGCCTGTCCACAGCCCTTTATATTCCCCGGTTCCCCTGTTTAAAACGGCCGAGCACGAAGGGCGCCTGAGCGAACTGGAGACCCTGTGCCGCCAAATCGCAGCTGGGCGTTTTGCCGAACGTAAACTGCCGGGAAAGCTCTTTATCAATATTTCGCCCAAGGCGCTGCTGGACCCGGATCACCCCAAGGGTAAAACCCTCGCCATGCTTCAGCAGCTGGGCATATCCCCATCTCAGGTGGTGATAGAACTCTCTGAGCAGCACCCAGCTGACGATATCGACTTGCTGAAAACCTGCTTGCTGCACTATCGCAATCAGGGTTTTTTAACCGCCATTGACGATTTGGGTGCCGGGTACTCCGGGCTGCGGCTATGGTCGGAGCTGGCGCCGGACTATGTGAAAATCGACCGCCACTTTATTCACCAAATCGACAAGCATCCGGTCAAACAGGAGTTTGTGCGCTCTATCGTGGAACTTTGCCAGAGCCTGACCTGCAAGGTGATTGCCGAAGGAATAGAAACCGAGGCCGAACTGCAGGTACTCAGGCAGCTCGGGATAATTTACTGCCAGGGCTTTTTACTCGGTCGCCCGCAGACCAACCCAAACACACTCCTGCCCCCGGGGCTAAACCCCCAGCCCAACATGGGACAGGCCACCCACAGATACATAGAAACCGCCGAAAGTCTGGCATGCGGCGCTGTTACTGTGCCGACCGACACCAAACTCAAAAGCATCAGCGACCGTTTCAGCAGCCAACCGGCGTTGCAGGCGGTGGTGGTGGTCGACGGCGACACGCCGCTGGGGCTTATCAGCCGAACGGCCCTGCTTGAATTATTTTCAACTCCCTATGGCCGCGCACTTCATGAAAATCACTGTGTTACCGAAGTGATGAACACCAGGGTGCCCCAATTTGATGCATCCGAGGCGCTCAGCAGCGTAAGCCAGTTGCTGACCTCAGAGTCAGATCGGTTCATGGCGCAGCAGTTCTTGATACTGCGTCAGGGAAAACTCATCGGCGTGGGCCACACCAAGGATCTGCTTGCCCGGATCACCGAGCACCGCATCAAGGTGGCACGCCACGCCAACCCGCTCACCGGATTGCCGGGTAATGTGCCCATTCAAGAAGAATTACAGCGACTCAAGCAGCAAAGCCGTGCTTTTTATTTGGTGTACTTCGATTTAAGCCACTTCAAACCCTATAACGATACCTATGGCTTTTGCCGGGGAGATGAGGTGATTTGTCATGTGGCGTCACTGCTTGCAGTGCATCAGGATGCCGACTGTTTCGTGGGCCACATTGGGGGGGATGACTTTGTGATGATTACCACGGACGATCCCGAATATAAGGTGGCGGGGATCCTCAAGGATTTTGAATCCGAAAAACACAGCTTTTTCCAGCAGGCCCATTGGCAGGCGCAATGTATTTCCGCCGAAGACCGCCAGGGCACAATCAGCCTCCAACCTCTGATCTCCCTGTGTGCGGGCATACTGTCGCCAAGGCACACCTTCAATGCCACCGAACATGAGCTGTCGGCGCTCAGCGCCCGGGCAAAAAAACAGGCAAAGCTCACCGACAGTGGACTTTGCCTGCTTGGCAGTACCCCGCCTCAGCTGAGGCAGGCCTAG
- a CDS encoding response regulator, whose translation MHQLSPGELSILLVEPSDTQRKIIIASLKNEGILNIETAGGFDEARQILTEHKPDLIASAMHYSDGDALKLLTHIKSDSRCQDIQFMLVSSECRREQLEVFRQSGVVAILPKPFSKAHLGKALNATIDLLSNDELDLDHFDVQDLRVLVVDDSRMARNIIRRTLTNLGMRQIIEACDGAEAIALMQSHMFDLVVTDYNMPSVDGLALTQFIRNESQQSHIPILMVSSEANDAHLSNVCQAGVNALCDKPFEPQLVKQILYQLLDAN comes from the coding sequence ATGCATCAATTGTCACCGGGCGAGCTGTCCATCCTACTGGTGGAGCCTTCAGACACCCAACGTAAAATCATTATCGCCAGCCTGAAAAATGAAGGCATTCTCAACATCGAAACCGCCGGCGGATTTGATGAGGCCAGGCAAATACTCACAGAGCACAAGCCAGATTTGATTGCCAGCGCCATGCACTACAGTGACGGTGACGCCCTCAAGTTACTGACCCACATCAAGAGTGACAGCCGCTGTCAGGACATCCAGTTTATGCTGGTTTCCAGTGAATGCCGCCGCGAGCAGTTGGAGGTATTCCGTCAGTCTGGTGTAGTGGCGATATTGCCTAAACCCTTTTCAAAAGCCCATCTTGGAAAAGCACTTAACGCGACCATAGACCTGTTGTCCAACGATGAACTGGATTTGGATCATTTCGACGTTCAGGACCTGCGGGTATTGGTGGTGGACGACAGCCGTATGGCACGTAACATCATCCGTCGCACCCTGACCAACCTGGGTATGCGGCAAATTATTGAAGCCTGTGATGGCGCCGAGGCGATTGCACTGATGCAGTCGCACATGTTCGATTTGGTCGTGACCGACTACAACATGCCCAGTGTGGATGGCCTGGCCCTGACCCAGTTTATTCGCAACGAGAGTCAGCAGTCCCATATCCCCATTCTGATGGTGTCGTCAGAGGCCAACGATGCCCACTTATCCAATGTGTGTCAGGCCGGCGTTAACGCCCTGTGTGATAAGCCATTTGAGCCACAATTGGTGAAACAGATTTTGTATCAGCTGCTGGATGCCAATTAA
- a CDS encoding HU family DNA-binding protein: MNRTELIAKIAESADLTKAEAGRALKSFEEAVTAAMKDGDKISIVGFGSFETSTRAERTGRNPQTGKEIKIPAATIPKFKAGKALRDSVN; the protein is encoded by the coding sequence ATGAACAGAACTGAACTTATCGCCAAGATCGCTGAGAGTGCTGACCTGACCAAGGCCGAAGCCGGCCGTGCGCTGAAATCCTTCGAAGAAGCTGTGACTGCCGCCATGAAAGACGGCGACAAAATTTCTATCGTAGGTTTCGGTTCTTTTGAAACCAGCACCCGCGCAGAGCGCACTGGTCGCAACCCGCAAACCGGCAAGGAAATCAAAATCCCTGCGGCGACCATTCCAAAATTCAAGGCCGGCAAGGCCCTGCGTGACAGCGTGAACTAA
- a CDS encoding TorF family putative porin: protein MTKVSTLALLLSCAFAALPAKAEFEGNIGISSNYLWRGISQTQDSTAVDGGLDYSHESGFYAGMWAANVDFGDDTTFEMDFYGGYSGDITDSLSFDVGYLYYAYPDADADIDFGELYASLTWQWLTVGYALVVNGGDDMAPDELSDDDMDYLSADVAIPLGETLSLDLHYGYSSGDIALGWYGESSYSDYAVSLTKSTELGDVSFTVSDTDLTEDDPKVVLRWSYGFAL, encoded by the coding sequence ATGACCAAGGTATCCACACTCGCTCTGCTGCTTTCCTGCGCCTTTGCCGCCTTGCCAGCCAAGGCTGAATTTGAGGGCAATATCGGGATAAGCTCCAACTACCTGTGGCGCGGGATCAGCCAAACCCAGGACAGTACTGCCGTGGATGGCGGACTGGATTACAGCCACGAGAGCGGTTTTTACGCGGGTATGTGGGCAGCCAATGTAGACTTTGGTGATGACACTACCTTCGAAATGGATTTTTATGGCGGTTATAGTGGTGATATCACCGACAGCCTGAGCTTCGATGTGGGCTACCTCTACTACGCCTATCCAGATGCTGATGCCGACATAGACTTTGGTGAACTCTATGCCAGCCTGACCTGGCAGTGGTTAACCGTGGGTTATGCCCTTGTGGTCAATGGCGGCGACGATATGGCCCCAGATGAGTTGTCCGATGATGATATGGACTATCTCAGCGCCGATGTCGCCATCCCGCTGGGCGAAACCCTGAGCCTCGACCTGCACTATGGCTATTCAAGCGGGGATATCGCTTTGGGCTGGTATGGCGAGTCCAGCTACAGCGACTATGCCGTTTCGCTGACCAAGAGCACCGAGCTTGGCGATGTCAGCTTTACTGTGTCTGACACCGACCTTACCGAGGACGACCCCAAAGTGGTGCTGCGCTGGTCATACGGCTTCGCACTCTGA
- a CDS encoding chemoreceptor glutamine deamidase CheD, with amino-acid sequence MALQSPQLVYPGFEKIPRFWDNEQQSQVARVDPGEYYYSCQDEFIYTRLGSCVAACIWDPLMGIGGLNHFLLPEKALHEDWHQLTSYSCRYGNWAMEQLINGILTAGGLKSRLRAKIFGGANLGRISVLNVGQSNIAFVREYLALEGIPVMSEDLGGPWPRKVLFHPQSGRVRLKRLEMTGMAQIEREEQAYLNDVAEQAKAPEPGSIELFD; translated from the coding sequence ATGGCCTTGCAATCCCCTCAACTGGTATATCCAGGATTTGAAAAGATCCCACGATTCTGGGACAACGAACAACAGTCGCAGGTTGCCCGGGTCGACCCGGGTGAATACTACTATTCCTGTCAGGATGAGTTTATCTACACCCGTTTGGGGTCCTGTGTTGCGGCCTGTATCTGGGATCCCCTGATGGGCATTGGTGGCCTGAATCACTTCCTGTTACCTGAAAAAGCCCTCCACGAAGATTGGCACCAACTTACCAGTTACTCCTGTCGTTACGGGAACTGGGCCATGGAGCAATTAATCAACGGCATCCTTACTGCGGGAGGGCTTAAGTCCCGTCTCAGGGCAAAAATATTCGGTGGTGCCAATTTGGGGCGCATTTCTGTGCTCAATGTGGGTCAGTCCAATATCGCCTTTGTGAGGGAGTATCTGGCATTGGAGGGGATCCCCGTGATGTCAGAAGATCTCGGTGGCCCCTGGCCGCGTAAGGTGCTCTTTCATCCCCAAAGTGGCAGGGTCAGGCTGAAGCGGCTCGAAATGACCGGCATGGCCCAAATCGAGCGCGAAGAGCAGGCCTATCTCAACGATGTGGCCGAGCAGGCAAAAGCCCCTGAGCCCGGCTCCATAGAGCTTTTTGATTAG
- the rimK gene encoding 30S ribosomal protein S6--L-glutamate ligase yields MKIGVLSQFPELYSTRRLVEACESRGHEAWVINPINCYMNINSVKPSIHLEGEEVPMFDAIIPRIHASVTFYGCAVVRQFEMMGVFAANDSISIARSRDKLRALQLLSRKGIGMPITGFANRPNNIPDLINMVGGAPLVIKLLEGTQGIGVVLAETRKAAESVIEAFLGLKANIMVQEYIKEANGSDIRCFVVGDKVVAAMRRQGPEGDFRSNLHLGGSAEPVKITPQERKSAVAAAKAMGLVVAGVDILRSARGPLVLEVNSAPGIEGIEQATGIKVAEPIVEYIEKVVAARRANHQVIA; encoded by the coding sequence ATGAAAATCGGTGTGCTGTCCCAATTCCCCGAACTCTACTCGACACGTCGGTTGGTGGAGGCTTGTGAGTCCAGGGGACATGAAGCCTGGGTCATAAACCCTATCAACTGCTACATGAACATTAACTCGGTCAAACCCAGCATCCATCTCGAAGGGGAAGAGGTGCCCATGTTTGATGCCATCATTCCCAGAATTCACGCCAGCGTCACCTTTTATGGCTGTGCCGTGGTGCGCCAGTTTGAAATGATGGGGGTGTTTGCTGCCAATGATTCCATTTCCATTGCCCGCTCCCGGGATAAGCTGCGGGCGTTGCAGCTTTTGTCTCGTAAAGGTATTGGCATGCCGATAACCGGATTTGCCAACAGACCCAATAACATCCCTGACCTTATCAACATGGTGGGCGGCGCCCCTCTGGTAATTAAGTTGCTCGAGGGCACTCAGGGGATTGGGGTGGTGCTGGCAGAAACCCGCAAGGCTGCCGAGAGTGTGATTGAGGCGTTTTTGGGTCTCAAGGCCAACATCATGGTGCAGGAATACATCAAAGAGGCCAACGGCAGCGATATCCGCTGTTTTGTGGTGGGTGATAAGGTAGTGGCCGCCATGCGCAGGCAGGGCCCGGAAGGCGACTTCCGTTCCAATCTGCATCTGGGCGGTTCGGCCGAGCCGGTGAAGATCACGCCTCAGGAGCGCAAATCGGCAGTTGCGGCGGCCAAGGCCATGGGGTTGGTGGTTGCCGGGGTGGATATTTTGCGCTCAGCCCGTGGGCCCCTGGTGCTGGAGGTGAACTCGGCGCCGGGCATAGAAGGGATAGAACAGGCAACGGGTATTAAGGTTGCCGAGCCCATCGTTGAGTACATTGAAAAGGTGGTGGCGGCCCGCCGGGCCAACCACCAGGTGATTGCCTGA
- a CDS encoding MaoC family dehydratase, translated as MPSLLSLYRKIFFGRKPGWDQQPLPVIRVSVPQVSLSPAVVADYARVCEFNFDGKTLPPTFLYILAFRLHAVIFTHDAVTFPLLGMIHLKNRISQYRPVSVSEQVRLECVLASSEQTDAGLEFELVSKVWVADELVWEAHSIYLYRIESAGRRARPPKGSDMAWDNPKTWTLDDKLGWRYARASGDFNLIHLHPFLSKRFGFERVLAHGMWSKARCVAELMGEIGNRPCTLDVAFKLPLFMPGEVTFASEAKDDGLRFELRDQKGRRPHLSGEVTFHD; from the coding sequence ATGCCGTCGCTGTTGTCTTTGTATCGCAAGATTTTTTTCGGCCGCAAACCCGGTTGGGATCAGCAGCCGCTGCCTGTAATCCGCGTGTCTGTGCCCCAGGTGTCGCTGTCGCCAGCGGTGGTGGCCGACTATGCCCGGGTGTGTGAGTTCAACTTTGACGGCAAGACGCTGCCCCCCACCTTTTTGTACATTCTGGCGTTTCGTCTGCATGCGGTGATCTTCACCCATGACGCTGTGACCTTTCCGCTGCTTGGCATGATCCACCTTAAAAACCGCATCAGCCAGTACCGTCCAGTGTCAGTGTCAGAGCAGGTTCGTTTGGAATGCGTGTTGGCATCCAGTGAGCAAACCGATGCCGGTTTGGAATTTGAGCTGGTATCCAAGGTTTGGGTAGCCGATGAACTGGTATGGGAAGCCCACTCCATTTATCTGTACCGCATTGAAAGCGCCGGTCGCCGCGCCCGCCCCCCAAAGGGCAGCGACATGGCGTGGGATAACCCCAAGACCTGGACCCTGGACGATAAGCTGGGTTGGCGCTATGCCCGGGCTTCCGGTGATTTCAACCTTATCCATTTGCATCCTTTCCTGTCCAAACGGTTCGGGTTTGAACGGGTACTGGCCCATGGTATGTGGTCCAAGGCCCGCTGCGTGGCCGAGTTGATGGGCGAGATAGGTAACAGACCCTGCACGCTGGACGTGGCCTTTAAACTGCCGCTGTTTATGCCCGGCGAAGTGACCTTTGCCAGCGAAGCCAAAGACGATGGCCTGCGGTTTGAGCTGAGGGATCAGAAGGGGCGCAGGCCGCATCTGAGTGGTGAAGTGACCTTTCATGACTAA